The genomic segment GTTTGCCGTGACATCGAAGATAGTGAAATAGCCCTTGGTCTGCCCCGCCGCGGCCTGGAAGTTGTTAGCGGCGATTGCAGCCGAAACCTCAGCCGGCGACACGCCGTAGCCAGCCATTTTCGCACTATCGAGCCATAGCCGCATCGCAAAATTCTGGCCGCCCAGAATGTCTGCCGCTGCAACGCCGTCGACCGTTGAGATAACCGGTTGCACAACGCGTGAGAGATAGTCGGAGATCGCACTTGCCGCCAGTTCCTCGCTGGAGAAGGCGATGTACATGACAGCAGTCTTCTGCCCCGTCGACTTCGTAACAACTGGATCGCTTGATTCCTTTGGGATCAGGTATTTGACTGAGTTGACCTTGGAGAGCACCTCCGTGAGCGCTTCGTTGGGATCAAAATTGAGCTTTATGTAGACTTTGATGGTCGAAGTACCAAGCACAGACGAGGAACTAATGTAGTCAACCCCCTCGGCGGACGCGACAGCCTGCTCCAGGGGAGAGGTGATGAACCCCTGGATCATGTCGGCAGAAGCGCCAGGATAGGACGTCGTGATATTGACGACCGTATTAGATAGCTTGGGATATTGCCGGATCGGCAGTACGGTGGCCGCGCGCAAGCCGATCAGCAAAATCAAGGAACTGACGACGATAGACAATACCGGACGTTTGATGAAAAGCTCGGTAAATGCCATATCGACTCATGTATCAAGAGTGGGATGCAGATTCGCCGCAACTTATAAAGCGGCAATGATCACCAATGCTGCGGCTGTGCTAGCCCCCGGTACGAGGGACGCGCTATTGGCTACTCTAAGAGCTTACGTGCTCGCGGGTGCGGACGCACTATCCTTCGCTTCCATGTTCGTCGCTCGAGTGAATGTTATTCCGCTGCTCTGATGGCTAAATCCCCATCTCGATGATCGGCGCCTGCTATAAAGCCCCTGTCTTCTCAGCCGGAGGTCCTGACTCCAGATGTTCGTCGTAACGACTGATTGGAGCTTAACGAATTATAGCAAGGCAGCAGCTCAGGTTTCGCACTGACCCGCAGACCAATGATTGAGGTTCGACGTCGAAAGTACACGCGACGTGACGGGTGCTCAACTCTACAAAGGTAAATGGGTGATATAGCCTGAGCTATAGAGCACTATACGAAGGTTTGTCGAATTGATCGCTGATCGCCGTAGAGCAAATCTGGTGATGTTGCCAGACACAAAGTTTTAGGTCCCACAATATTCCATACGCACCGGCTACCTATCCTCGCTAAGTCGCTAAACAAAGTCGCGTTGGAGTTGGCCCTTCGCTGCCAGCTCGACGCGCCTTTCGGAGGTGCTTTGAGCATTTCTTGCCACTCAATATGCTGCGCGCGGTTTAGCTACGCATTTCGCTACCGAGTTGGCAACCCAGTAAGACGTTGTCGATCAGACGCGTTGAGCCAACGTAGGCTGCCGCACAAAGCGCCGCGGGGCGCCGCAGTGGACTATCGGCGGTTTTGAGCGTGTCACCGTCGACAAGTTCAAGATACTGCAATCTGTCAACTGCCTCTAAATGCCCCTTGGCGACCGCAATCAGCATTTCTACGTTGCGCTCTCCCGAGCGAAATTCGTCGAGCGCGGCGGATAGTCCCCGGTTGATCGCAAGGGCCCGCTGACGCTCTTCTTTGCTGAGATAGCGGTTGCGGCTGCTCATTGCGAGCCCATCGCGTTCGCGAACGGTTGGTACAGTGACCATCTCGATCGGGAGATTGAGATCAATCACCATGCGACGCACGACTGCGCATTGCTGAAAATCCTTCTGCCCAAAAAATACGACATCGGGCTGCACCATGTTGAACAACTTGCATATGACGGTCGCCACACCGCGAAAATGCCCAGGCCTGAAGACTCCGCACAGAGGTTTGGCGAGGTCGCCCGGTTCAACGAAGGTTTCGAAATGGCTCCTATAAACTTCCTGTGTATCCGGCGCGAAGAGGATCGCAACACCGCCATCACGGCACAGTTCCTCATCACGTAGAAAGTCGCGCGGATAGCTGCTGAGATCCTCGTTTGGTCCGAACTGAGTGGGGTTGACGAAGATGCTGACGACCGTGAGGTCGCATTGCGCCTGGCTCGCTGCGATCAGCGCCATGTGGCCATCGTGAAGATAGCCCATTGTCGGCACCAATCCGACCCGTCGATTGGCGCCGCGGGATTTAGCGAGAGTACGGCGAAGTTCAGCGACCGTCGTGATTGTTTGCATGTGTAGCTCTATATCAAGTTGGGTTGGACGGCGCCCAGGTGGCAATTGACTCTCCGACGTCTTCGGGAAGCCTATAGGACTCTTGCGGTCCCGGGAATGCACCACCGCGGACATCCGCGGCCCAGCGCGAGAGCGCATCATGCAAATGCTGAAAGCCTTCTGCATAGGCGCGAACGAATTTGGGGCGATGACCTCCAGTGAGGCCCAGTACGTCGTGAAACACGAGCACCTGGCCTGAACAGTCCGGGCCGGCGCCGATCCCGATTGTCGGTATTGTCAAGGACTTGGTCGCTCGAGCAGCAAGCTCGGCCGGAATGCCCTCCAAGACCAAGGCGAAACAGCCGGCCTCCTGCAGAAGGTGAGCATCATCGAGCAAACGCAACGCTTCATCCGCTTTCCGACCCTGCACTTTGAAGCCGCCCATCACGTTGACGCTCTGAGGCATAAGACCGAGATGACCCATCACAGGAATGTCGCAATCGACGAGCGCCCGTACTATCTCGATTCTCTTGCCACCGCCCTCGAGTTTCACTGCAGCTGCGCCTCGCTGCAGGAATCCGCCAGCATTGCGTATCGTTTCCTCGACGCTGACGTGGAAGCTTAGAAACGGCATATCGGCGACGAGTAAAGCACGAGGCTTGCTACGTACCACCGCATCCAGATGATGGTTCATCATCGCAACGCTCACTGGAAGCGTATTTTCGAATCCAAGGCAAACGTTACCCACACTGTCACCGACAAGAATGATGTCGACGGACGGATCCGCGATACGCGCCGCAACCGCGTCGTAGGCAGTCGTCATGACGAGACGCCGACCGTCCTGCTTCCACCGCTGCAGCATGGGAATTGTGATGCGATCGGTCGACTTCTCCGAAACGTGGCTCATTTGGACCTCAGCTCGATTTTGCAGGTGCGAATGTGGCAAAGCTTGAACTTCGGTTAACTCGTCAACGACTCCGAAGTCATAGCTATCCACAGCGACGAGATGATCGAATATGTCGGGTGATCAGCAGTCTAGTTGCTGCGAAACGCAGGTGAACCTCTTCGGCTTTAGCTTAACTGACTGCGTCCCGGAGTTCTTGTTGCGGATGTTTACGAACTCCTTGGTGGAGGGCCGCTGCGAGATAAGGGGGTGGATCGAGGGCTGATGGAGCCGTGGTAATGAAGATTGCCTCCGTCTCATGCTTCGCGGCGTATACTGTTCTCGTTTGAAGAAATTCAGCCTTCCGCGCAAACGGTACTTCCTAGGGAGCGGGGAAGAAAATTGTCAACTTGCACAAGAGAAAAAGAAATCGACGGCTCAAAAATGGCCCGGGAATGGATGAAAATCCTTTTGGTTGCGCCATCATCGCCGCGAGACTTTCTTCGCTTGTCTGTTAGTAATGCAGGCGTGCGTCGGCTTCCGCCGATTCGCCTACCGGCTGCCTCTGTAGGCAAGCGATCCGGTCTGCTCTAGAGCAGCTCACGGGCTGGATCGACGATGCGCAGTGTAGAATGCCTTGAGGTCCGCCAAGGTGCGCAATACTGCGGCCTGACAAAGATCGCATTTCCAAGCACCGCAGCAGCAGATCTCGGTCGCTAAAGAGCCCCAATAGAACTTGGTGCCGATTTACTCGAGGCCGAGGCGTTCGCCCGCTTTAGCGGGAAGCAAAGGTTCGTAGCGGGGTCCGTTGTCGGTCCTGACTTGCTGGTCTTGACGCCGACGCTTGTGGCGTCCTCGCCTTGAGGACGGCCGCGGCGCAGCCCTGACGATCGCTCTTCATCGCCTTGCTGGAGGTATTGAGGCATCCTCGATTCAGATGTCGACATAGTCCTGGCCAGGTTCTTCGCCGCGTACCCGCAGGCTGCTCTTTCAACCGGCCGGCACAGTTATACTTGCCCAGCTTTTTGATATCGATGTGTCAGCTCACGGGATGCTCACGTTCATAGCGCCGCACCGGTTCGGCCGGATCAAGCTGCGCAATCGGCATAGCGCGGTCGTCGCACTCCGACTTCGGCGCATGTGGCAGGCAGAGTTTGGCTCGGCGTTCAAAGAAACCTTGTAGAGCGATCACGCTATTGACACCTGCCCTTGCGGAACGCTTGACCCACTTGGCGACGGACTTGGCCCGAATTGCAGCGCGGTTGGCCTTTGTCAGGCTCTCACGCTCGGGACCATGGCTTCCCGATCTCTCGGCGTCAGAGCCGCATCCTTATGCGTGCCTATCAATTCTCCAGGAGTGGGCTAAAGCTTCGCTAACTCCAGCTTCCTCGTTCACGACCTGTTGGACAACCTACCGAGAGCTCACACTAGGGGGCTCACAGACATGCTACCCGAACCGGCTGACACTCATGCGCCCCCTCTAAAAGCGCGCGTATGCGCGCAGCGATCTGCCGTGCTTCCTTCGGCCGCAGGTTGGGTTTCATGCAATCGAGTATGGTTAGCATTGCCTGGACTTCGTCCATGTTCAATGTGGCAACCTTGCGATCTGATAGTCCTAGAGACTGATCGGAGGCACGGACCTGCTTGGCTACAAGCACCGCAAGCGCTTGCGACCGCAGGGTGGTGATATGCCGCTCCAATATATGCATTTTTGGCCTGTAGCTGCCTTGGGCATGGTGTCGCAAGCGCTGGCGGCCAACCCGGTCACAAGGACTGGGGCTGGCCACCTTTGCTCCCATGAGGCTCAAATTCTCAAGGGTGACTAAGTTATATCTGCGAGAAGTAATGAAGGGCACCTACCAAAATAGGTCGGCCCCATCTCATCGTCGCCCCTCTAAACTGGGCCTTTGCCTTAAAGCGATTGGAGACACCAGCATGACCAGACACGTGGGCGTAGATAGAAAACAGTGCATAAAAGACAATGTCAGGCCGAACGCACATGAGAGGCGCAAGAATGTTGGCAGGGCAAGTCCAGACGAAGCGTGATAGAATGAGAAGATTATCCGAGACCTTGAAAGCCGCGACAGGAAGTACCGCGTTGAAGAATCGACGACGCTGCGGGCGTCGTCGTTGCCACACGTGGCGGACACAATTGCATCAAGACAACAGCGCACCGGACTAAGCCAAAGCACTCTCCTTTCCCTTCCTGAGTGTTGGCGAAAATTGATCGGAAGCAGTGTGGGTGCGACTCGGCGCCGTTTGGTTGCGCTGGAGCAGACGCTGTCCCTACCCCGCCCGGACTCCTTGTTGAACTAGCAGAACATGAATCAGCACTTTTTCGCCACGCATGCAGTTGGCAACGCTTTCCCTGCCACCCAGCTAACTGCTCCAAACTGAGCTTTAAGCGGCGGCAAGAAGCTGATTGCTTGCAAAAACGATCGAAATCGAGAGGAGAACTAACCTGCGAGTTGTGAGCATTGCGGACGCGACTCGGCGCCTGGCAGCCTGGGGGGGCATCATGAGGCACCACTCTGCCGCATCCGCAATGCAATGAGCTTAACGGAAGCGTGACTCGGCACATGGTGGTCCTTCAGCTCATGCGCTGTCCCTGCCAAGCCCCGTTAAACCCAACGCTTTTTTATCGGGACTGGCTTACCGAAAGCTGACAGACCTGCGCAATCAAATAATGAAGGCGAGCATGTGGCGCGGGCCGCTTGCCGCTGGCAGCGATATCGCCGTTACGCCTCAGATCAGCAATTCGGCGCGCTTGCGATGAGCGGCAACCGCATTGGGACCACGCGCCGGATTGACACTCAGCCAATCCACCGCGCGTTTAATGACTGATCGCCGTATGACTTCACGCCCCCTGGCTCGTGGGCTCTTCGATGCAGGATTGGCCATTCGGATTGCGCACACTTGCTTTCGAATTCGAATACCTCGCGCCGTTACCGGCTCGTGCTCCACGCTGGGTTCGCGTGTGGAGGACGATTGGGTTTCGATTCGTCAAAATGCTTAATGAGCTCGTCAGCCTACCTCCCTGTCAGGCGCGAAAATTAGACGCAATTAGCGAGTTCGAGAGAAAGAGCGCGGATGCGACTCGGCGCCGATGTCCACCAGGGAGGGTGGATAAATGCGCTATCTGTCGCATCCGCTTCGCCGGAACGCTGGGGGCGACATGACTCGGCACCCCCCATTGGAGGAAGGAAGGCGCTGTCCCTATCACGTACCGCTGGCTCAGTAGTCAGCCTCGGGGGATCACAAGGCTAACCCACCCGGCTTTCCCGTGAGGCCCGCCGCCTCAGGGTACAGTGGGACTTTAGAGAGAGAGTGGGCTCGGGTAACCTACCAGCATTGGTAGTCATGCACAGCACGGCGGCGCGAATGAGCAAGCACGCCGCGTTGAACTACCTTGCATGAAGGCAGCAGGCTTCGCGGGGTTCGGCGGTATCGGTCGCTCCGTAACGCCGTTATCCAGAGCGTCTTTGCGTATAAGCACTGGAGCTCCCTCACTACACCGCGGCCTTTGTCCCCGATATAGCTCCGGGCGCTGTTCGCCATTCTGGCGAAGGTCTCGTAGCCCAGCGCTTCTACGCTGCCCTTGCTTTGCGAGAGACCAAGGTAGGGCCAGCACGGCTTGCGGCGGCGAGCGTTGGCTTCCAGGCGTTTGTCCCTCGGGCTAGCGTCTGCGGCAGGCTTCCTGCCGTTTTTGGAGCGCAGTTGCGCGATAAAGTTCGCGCCGAACAGCTCGATGTCGGGCAGAGGTTGATTTTGTAGAGGCGCAAGCGTCTGCATGCTCTTCTTTCACCAAGCATCGGTCGATTCATTCTCTCGCGAGCGACCAAACGGCTTGCGTTCCCAAAATGAAGCCACACGAGCAACGCAATGACGGCTGTGCGTGCCGCAGTGCAGTCGCGCCTCTGGCGTACAGTGAGCGCGTGGCTCCGAATTCCCGCAGGATCTTTCGCGATGGATCCCCGAGAACGCGCGGCCTCAACCTGTGAGGCTGCGGGCGATCAGCGTTGATGTTATTTGTGCTCAGCATAGCATTGAATTCGCGTCTGCCGGTTC from the Bradyrhizobium sp. WBAH42 genome contains:
- the panC gene encoding pantoate--beta-alanine ligase, with translation MQTITTVAELRRTLAKSRGANRRVGLVPTMGYLHDGHMALIAASQAQCDLTVVSIFVNPTQFGPNEDLSSYPRDFLRDEELCRDGGVAILFAPDTQEVYRSHFETFVEPGDLAKPLCGVFRPGHFRGVATVICKLFNMVQPDVVFFGQKDFQQCAVVRRMVIDLNLPIEMVTVPTVRERDGLAMSSRNRYLSKEERQRALAINRGLSAALDEFRSGERNVEMLIAVAKGHLEAVDRLQYLELVDGDTLKTADSPLRRPAALCAAAYVGSTRLIDNVLLGCQLGSEMRS
- the panB gene encoding 3-methyl-2-oxobutanoate hydroxymethyltransferase — its product is MSHVSEKSTDRITIPMLQRWKQDGRRLVMTTAYDAVAARIADPSVDIILVGDSVGNVCLGFENTLPVSVAMMNHHLDAVVRSKPRALLVADMPFLSFHVSVEETIRNAGGFLQRGAAAVKLEGGGKRIEIVRALVDCDIPVMGHLGLMPQSVNVMGGFKVQGRKADEALRLLDDAHLLQEAGCFALVLEGIPAELAARATKSLTIPTIGIGAGPDCSGQVLVFHDVLGLTGGHRPKFVRAYAEGFQHLHDALSRWAADVRGGAFPGPQESYRLPEDVGESIATWAPSNPT